In Musa acuminata AAA Group cultivar baxijiao chromosome BXJ2-10, Cavendish_Baxijiao_AAA, whole genome shotgun sequence, a genomic segment contains:
- the LOC135624286 gene encoding protein MKS1-like → MWTLLLLHWLRLLRIMGCSDLAMDGGQASRRELLGPRPAPLRIRKDSYKLKKPPVAPPQHRPPIIIYAISPKVIHTTPDDFMSVVQRLTGAAAASSSSSSADAPLATGEVFSPAARFAVFEKPAQGAISADLLGTGGGQTQISFVNELSPAIHGGRSFPEMINCFMPSPSNFLSGGMVPSPAAFWDLFNQYQDP, encoded by the exons atgtggactcttcttcttctgcaTTGGCTTCGCTTACTTCGCATCATGGGTTGCTCTGATCTCGCCATGGACGGTGGACAGGCGTCGAGGAGAGAGCTCCTCGGCCCCCGGCCGGCTCCTCTCAGGATCCGGAAGGACTCCTACAAGTTAAAGAAACCTCCGGTGGCGCCGCCTCAGCACCGGCCGCCGATCATAATCTACGCCATCTCGCCCAAGGTCATCCACACCACCCCTGACGACTTCATGTCGGTGGTGCAACGCCTCACCGGCGCCGCAGctgcctcctcctcttcgtcttctGCTGACGCTCCTTTAGCCACCGGGGAAGTGTTCTCCCCAGCTGCTCGTTTTGCCGTGTTCGAGAAGCCAGCGCAAGGCGCCATATCGGCTGATCTGCTAGGAACCGGTGGTG GCCAGACTCAGATTAGCTTCGTCAACGAACTCAGCCCAGCCATTCATGGTGGCAGGAGCTTTCCGGAGATGATCAACTGCTTCATGCCGAGTCCCAGCAACTTCCTATCCGGTGGAATGGTACCTTCTCCTGCAGCTTTCTGGGATCTCTTCAACCAATACCAAGATCCTTAG
- the LOC135625947 gene encoding receptor protein kinase TMK1-like yields the protein MALRILIKIQSLCLLLGFVSVAFGDTDPGDYKILDEFRKGMTNAELLKWPDDNEDPCGPPRWPYVFCSGSRVTQIQAKNLGLVGTLPPDFNKLSMLANIGLQGNNFTGTLPSFKGLASLQYAYLDNNQFDTIPLDFFVGLDSLQVLALDRIPLNRSTGWMVPADLANSAQLTNLSLSNCNLAGPLPDFIGNMRSLLVLKLSYNRLTGEIPASYSGLPLQILWLNSQQAPGLSGSLGVVASMTFLTDAWLHGNQFSGTIPSSISALTSLNRLWLNNNQLVGLVPANLTSLPQLQSLHLDNNAFMGPIPKVSFSDFTYANNPFCHPTPGVACPPDVAALLGFLDGVGYPMRLARSWSGNDSCTGSWLGVSCASGKIAIINLPNFHLNGTLSPSLGELDSLVKIALGGNNLNGTIPSSLTRLKSLRSLDLSSNNLSPPVPQFPAGVTVVLDGNKMLGTSTPPGGDAPPKSPASSGASSSSSSSKTLLVIVPIAVVVIIVLLAVLFLLWRKKRKTKAPTGIVIQPRDSSADRDNFVKIAIASNGNISASASELRSMNSSSTGETHVIEAGNMVISIQVLRAATGNFAPENVLGRGGFGVVYKGELHDGTTIAVKRTESARVGNEALGEFQAEIAVLSKVRHRHLVSILGYSVEDNERLLVYEYMPQGALSKHLFHWKQLGLEPLSWKKRLNIALDVARGIEYLHNFAKECFIHRDLKSANILLGDDYRAKVSDFGLAKLAPDGKNSVATRLAGTFGYLAPEYAVTGKVTTKVDVFSFGVVLMELLTGLKALDEDRPDESRYLAFWFGKMKNTREKLESIVDPSLAVTEETLESICVMAELAGHCTARDPHQRPDMGHAVNVLAPLVEKWSPVDGDEPDDYLGIDLDQPLLQMVQGWQAADGAASGVVSLSVDCSKISIPARPSGFAESFTSADGR from the exons ATGGCGCTGAGAATTTTGATCAAAATCCAATCTTTATGTCTCCTGCTTGGCTTCGTCTCGGTCGCCTTCGGCGACACAGACCCTGGTGACTACAAGATTCTTGATGAGTTCCGGAAGGGGATGACCAACGCGGAGCTCCTCAAATGGCCCGACGACAACGAAGACCCCTGCGGGCCTCCGCGGTGGCCCTACGTCTTCTGCTCCGGCTCTCGCGTCACCCAGATCCAAGCCAAAAACCTGGGACTCGTCGGCACGCTCCCTCCGGACTTCAACAAGCTCTCCATGCTCGCCAACATCGGCCTCCAAGGGAACAACTTCACCGGAACCCTGCCGTCTTTCAAGGGGTTGGCCAGTTTGCAGTACGCCTACCTCGACAACAACCAGTTCGACACGATCCCCCTCGACTTCTTCGTCGGACTCGATAGCTTGCAGGTTCTCGCTCTCGACAGGATCCCTCTGAATCGAAGCACCGGGTGGATGGTGCCGGCCGACTTGGCGAACTCTGCTCAGCTGACGAACCTGTCCCTGTCGAACTGTAACCTCGCCGGTCCGCTACCGGATTTCATCGGGAACATGCGTTCCTTGCTCGTCCTCAAGCTGTCCTACAACCGCCTCACCGGTGAGATTCCGGCTAGTTATTCCGGCTTGCCGTTGCAGATCCTGTGGCTGAACAGCCAGCAGGCGCCGGGGTTGTCGGGCTCCCTCGGCGTTGTTGCCTCCATGACCTTCCTGACTGATGCTTGGCTTCACGGGAACCAGTTCTCGGGGACCATCCCGAGCTCCATTTCCGCCTTGACCTCCTTGAACCGGCTGTGGCTCAACAACAACCAGCTCGTCGGACTCGTCCCTGCCAACCTGACGAGTTTGCCGCAGCTCCAGTCGTTGCACCTCGACAACAACGCGTTCATGGGACCGATCCCCAAGGTGAGCTTCAGCGATTTCACGTACGCTAACAACCCGTTCTGTCATCCTACACCGGGAGTTGCCTGCCCGCCGGACGTTGCGGCTCTCCTGGGTTTCCTCGACGGCGTCGGCTACCCTATGAGGCTCGCGAGGTCTTGGTCTGGGAACGATTCTTGCACCGGCTCGTGGTTGGGAGTGTCCTGTGCCAGCGGCAAGATTGCCATCATCAATCTGCCAAACTTCCATTTGAATGGTACGCTCAGCCCGTCGCTTGGAGAATTGGATTCACTCGTTAAGATAGCGTTGGGAGGCAACAATCTCAATGGCACGATTCCTTCCAGCCTGACGAGGTTGAAATCATTGAGATCGTTGGATCTGTCTTCGAACAACCTCTCACCTCCCGTTCCTCAATTCCCCGCTGGCGTGACAGTCGTTCTGGATGGGAATAAGATGTTGGGTACCTCTACTCCTCCCGGTGGCGATGCCCCACCGAAATCACCTGCCTCTTCtggtgcttcctcttcctcttccagctCAAAAACTCTGCTTGTTATCGTTCCAATTGCTGTTGTCGTCATAATCGTCCTCCTGGCCGTTCTGTTTCTTCTCTGGCGGAAGAAGCGGAAGACGAAGGCGCCGACTGGAATTGTCATTCAACCCAGAGACTCTTCCGCTGACCGAGACAACTTCGTCAAGATCGCGATCGCCAGCAATGGCAACATCAGCGCATCCGCAAGTGAGCTCCGCAGCATGAACAGCAGCAGCACAGGGGAGACGCACGTGATCGAGGCAGGGAACATGGTGATATCGATCCAGGTTCTTCGAGCCGCCACGGGAAACTTCGCCCCGGAGAACGTGCTTGGCCGGGGAGGGTTCGGCGTGGTCTACAAGGGCGAGTTGCACGATGGGACGACGATAGCGGTGAAGAGAACGGAGTCGGCAAGGGTAGGCAACGAGGCCTTGGGCGAGTTCCAAGCAGAGATCGCCGTGCTGTCCAAGGTTCGCCACCGCCACCTGGTGTCCATCCTGGGTTACTCCGTGGAGGACAACGAGAGGTtgctggtgtacgagtacatgccTCAGGGGGCTCTGAGCAAGCATCTCTTCCACTGGAAGCAGCTGGGACTGGAGCCATTGTCGTGGAAGAAGCGGCTTAACATTGCACTGGATGTCGCCAGAGGAATCGAGTACCTCCATAACTTTGCTAAGGAGTGCTTCATCCACAGGGATCTTAAGTCAGCAAACATACTTCTCGGCGACGACTACCGAGCCAAGGTTTCAGATTTCGGACTCGCCAAGCTTGCCCCCGACGGGAAGAACTCTGTGGCCACCAGACTCGCCGGCACTTTTGGGTATTTGGCTCCAGAATATGCTG TGACAGGGAAGGTAACGACGAAGGTCGACGTCTTCAGCTTCGGGGTGGTGTTGATGGAGCTACTGACCGGTTTAAAGGCACTGGACGAGGACCGCCCGGACGAGAGCCGCTACTTGGCCTTCTGGTTCGGCAAGATGAAGAACACGAGAGAGAAGCTCGAGAGCATCGTGGACCCGTCGCTTGCGGTGACGGAGGAGACCCTGGAGAGCATCTGCGTCATGGCGGAGCTGGCGGGGCACTGCACCGCTCGGGACCCACACCAGCGGCCGGACATGGGGCACGCGGTGAACGTGCTGGCGCCGCTGGTGGAGAAATGGAGCCCCGTCGATGGGGACGAGCCGGATGACTACCTGGGGATCGACCTCGACCAGCCGCTTCTCCAGATGGTGCAGGGGTGGCAGGCGGCGGACGGCGCTGCTTCGGGCGTCGTTTCTTTGAGCGTTGACTGCAGCAAGATCAGCATCCCGGCGAGGCCGTCGGGGTTCGCCGAGTCCTTCACCTCCGCAGACGGCCGGTGA
- the LOC103999990 gene encoding putative pentatricopeptide repeat-containing protein At3g15130 has protein sequence MMNLLRITNLLGVCSKGSTLKGGIQLHGAAIKMGFVSDLVLNNYLVDMYGKCGRMDLGSAVFDGMSKRNVVSWTALMVGFLQQDDAEECLRLFSDMVFFGVRPNEFTLSTSLKACGLRGIAEIGIQIHGVCVKAGFEQHPVVANSTIFMYSKGGKITDAKQIFDRFPLKNLVTWNTMIAGYSHGIHGSNAFLLFREMQEQGVTPDEYTFASLLKACTCLGLLQEGTQIHASLITSGISNSNNAILSGALIDLYAKCRNLHEARKVFDRTFQKNVILWTTLIVGYAQDGLVKEAMDLFHQFWSSGMRIDGHILSSIIGVFADFALIEQGRQVHSYTLKHPSGSDVSVANSLIDMYLKCGLTEEAERHFREMETKNVVSWTAMINGYGKHGHGHVAIHLFEEMQVKGIEPDEVTYLALLSACSHAGLVEECHDYFSRLMSECHIKPNVEHYACMVDLLGRAGQLQEAKILIESMPVEASVGIWQTLLSACRVHRNLKMGNEVGEILLQMDSGNPVNYVMISNIFAEAGDWKKCERLRKMMKRKGLKKQGGCSWVEIDKEVHFFYGGDDSHPLSNEIHVVLRKVERQMKEELGYTCRVSLALHDVEDETKEESLRVHSERLAIGLWLVHKGLEKTDEVIRVYKNLRVCGDCHEFIKGLSRVTGRALVVRDANRFHRFEDGVCSCGDYW, from the coding sequence ATGATGAACCTGCTGAGGATTACCAATCTCCTCGGTGTCTGTTCCAAAGGTTCGACTTTGAAAGGGGGGATTCAGCTCCATGGGGCCGCGATTAAGATGGGCTTCGTTTCCGATCTGGTTCTGAACAATTATTTAGTAGACATGTATGGGAAATGTGGTCGGATGGATTTGGGCAGTGCGGTGTTCGATGGAATGTCTAAGAGAAATGTGGTGTCTTGGACCGCGCTTATGGTTGGGTTTCTGCAACAGGATGATGCCGAGGAGTGCCTAAGATTGTTCAGCGATATGGTGTTTTTTGGTGTGAGGCCGAATGAGTTCACGCTGTCGACAAGTTTGAAAGCTTGTGGTTTGCGAGGGATTGCCGAAATTGGGATTCAGATTCACGGAGTCTGTGTTAAAGCTGGATTTGAGCAGCACCCAGTGGTGGCCAATTCAACCATTTTTATGTATTCTAAAGGTGGAAAAATCACTGATGCCAAGCAAATCTTTGATAGATTTCCACTAAAGAATCTTGTTACCTGGAACACAATGATTGCAGGTTACTCCCATGGAATCCATGGCAGTAATGCGTTCCTTTTGTTTCGAGAGATGCAAGAACAAGGGGTAACGCCTGATGAATATACCTTTGCAAGCTTACTAAAAGCTTGCACTTGTCTTGGATTGCTTCAGGAAGGAACTCAAATCCATGCTTCATTAATTACATCAGGCATTTCTAATTCAAACAATGCAATTCTTTCAGGTGCTCTCATCGATCTCTATGCCAAATGCAGAAATTTACATGAAGCAAGGAAAGTCTTTGATAGGACCTTCCAGAAGAATGTAATATTATGGACAACTTTAATTGTTGGGTATGCTCAAGATGGTCTTGTGAAAGAAGCCATGGATTTGTTTCATCAGTTTTGGAGCTCTGGCATGCGCATTGATGGTCACATACTGTCCAGCATAATTGGTGTTTTTGCTGATTTCGCTTTAATTGAGCAGGGAAGGCAAGTTCATTCCTACACACTGAAACATCCATCAGGATCAGATGTATCTGTAGCAAACTCTCTCATTGATATGTACCTCAAATGTGGGCTGACAGAAGAAGCAGAAAGGCATTTCAGAGAGATGGAAACTAAGAATGTGGTATCTTGGACTGCAATGATAAATGGCTATGGAAAGCATGGGCATGGCCATGTTGCGATCCACTTGTTTGAAGAGATGCAAGTAAAAGGGATTGAGCCTGATGAAGTGACTTACTTAGCTCTGCTATCGGCATGTAGTCATGCTGGACTTGTGGAAGAATGCCACGACTACTTCTCTAGGTTGATGAGTGAGTGCCATATTAAACCAAATGTAGAGCACTATGCTTGCATGGTTGATCTACTTGGTCGTGCTGGCCAGTTGCAGGAAGCCAAGATCCTTATTGAGAGCATGCCAGTTGAGGCCAGTGTTGGCATTTGGCAGACACTTTTAAGTGCTTGTAGGGTTCATAGAAACCTCAAAATGGGCAATGAAGTCGGAGAAATTTTACTTCAAATGGATAGTGGTAATCCTGTAAATTACGTGATGATATCTAATATTTTTGCAGAGGCAGGTGATTGGAAAAAGTGTGAGAGGCTAAGGAAGATGATGAAAAGAAAAGGGCTGAAGAAACAGGGAGGTTGCAGTTGGGTGGAGATTGATAAGGAGGTTCATTTCTTTTATGGTGGTGATGATTCTCACCCACTTAGCAATGAAATACATGTGGTCCTCAGAAAGGTGGAGAGGCAGATGAAGGAAGAGCTGGGTTATACTTGTAGAGTTAGCCTTGCGTTGCATGATGTGGAGGATGAGACAAAAGAAGAAAGCTTGAGGGTGCACAGTGAGAGATTGGCCATTGGCCTGTGGCTGGTTCATAAAGGCTTGGAGAAGACAGATGAGGTGATCAGGGTGTACAAGAACCTCAGAGTATGCGGTGATTGTCACGAGTTTATTAAGGGGTTGTCAAGGGTGACTGGGAGAGCTTTGGTGGTGAGAGATGCAAACAGGTTCCACAGATTTGAAGATGGTGTTTGTTCCTGTGGGGATTACTGGTGA